A DNA window from Engraulis encrasicolus isolate BLACKSEA-1 chromosome 3, IST_EnEncr_1.0, whole genome shotgun sequence contains the following coding sequences:
- the LOC134446168 gene encoding beta-microseminoprotein-like isoform X2, which yields MRCLALALILCSLAAFANAGCYMGPKKMGAQDPCQDDTDKDWHEVGSSWTNSQCIQCSCGTSRMSCCHRMGRPSGFPEDCEVLRDWKQCTFEVVKKNDHSVHCPHVAVGK from the exons ATG cGGTGTCTAGCCCTTGCCCTCATCCTGTGTTCTCTGGCAGCATTCGCCAACGCTGGCTGCTATATGGGACCAAAGAAAATGGGAG CCCAGGACCCGTGCCAAGATGACACTGATAAGGACTGGCATGAGGTGGGCTCCTCGTGGACCAACAGCCAGTGCATACAGTGCTCCTGTGGAACCAGCAGAATGAGCTGCTGTCACCG TATGGGGAGGCCTTCTGGATTCCCTGAGGACTGTGAGGTGCTTCGCGACTGGAAGCAGTGCACTTTTGAAGTGGTGAAGAAGAATGATCACAGCGTGCATTGTCCCCATGTGGCTGTTGGCAAATGA
- the LOC134446168 gene encoding beta-microseminoprotein-like isoform X1, protein MRCLALALILCSLAAFANAGCYMGPKKMGAQDPCQDDTDKDWHEVGSSWTNSQCIQCSCGTSRMSCCHRMGRPSGFPEDCEVLRDWKQCTFEVVKKNDHSVHCPHVAVGK, encoded by the exons cGGTGTCTAGCCCTTGCCCTCATCCTGTGTTCTCTGGCAGCATTCGCCAACGCTGGCTGCTATATGGGACCAAAGAAAATGGGAG CCCAGGACCCGTGCCAAGATGACACTGATAAGGACTGGCATGAGGTGGGCTCCTCGTGGACCAACAGCCAGTGCATACAGTGCTCCTGTGGAACCAGCAGAATGAGCTGCTGTCACCG TATGGGGAGGCCTTCTGGATTCCCTGAGGACTGTGAGGTGCTTCGCGACTGGAAGCAGTGCACTTTTGAAGTGGTGAAGAAGAATGATCACAGCGTGCATTGTCCCCATGTGGCTGTTGGCAAATGA